A window of the Thunnus albacares chromosome 15, fThuAlb1.1, whole genome shotgun sequence genome harbors these coding sequences:
- the LOC122998708 gene encoding antimicrobial peptide NK-lysin-like: protein MIPAISIALLLLSTTVVKSWGSLEDQTEAEGDFSSQFKQHVREGADHHAEKEGNFDPNCEACKDIVTKAQQKLAGNNSKEEIKKQMDASCSTPSILRQLCKKIIKKSKDKLIDGIAKGGSPLDICRKLRYCK, encoded by the exons ATGATACCAGCCATCAGCATCGCTCTTCTCCTGCTCTCTACGA ctGTTGTAAAGTCGTGGGGGTCTCTGGAGGACCAAACTGAAGCAGAGGGGGATTTTTCATCCCAGTTTAAACAGCATGTGAGGGAGGGTGCTGACCATCATGCAGAGAAG GAAGGAAACTTTGACCCAAATTGTGAGGCCTGCAAGGACATCGTCACTAAAGCACAGCAGAAGTTGGCCGGGAATAATTCAAAG gAAGAAATTAAGAAGCAGATGGATGCTTCCTGCAGTACACCTTCAATCCTGAGACAACTATGcaagaaaatcatcaaaaagtCCAAAGACAAACTGATTGATGGTATAGCCAAAGGCGGGAGTCCCTTGGATATATGTCGTAAACTGAGATACTGCAAGTGA